From Burkholderia pseudomultivorans, the proteins below share one genomic window:
- a CDS encoding cysteine dioxygenase, which produces MSTLSLHQTPLRPFVDGLDALLAFGANEARILDEGGTLLAALVAHDDWLPDAFAQPDPERYRQYLLYLDPDERFSIVSFVWGPGQTTPVHDHTVWGLIGMLRGAELSQPYRLDEAGRPVPSGDAVRLAPGQVEAVSPRIGDIHRVTNAFADQVSISIHVYGANIGKVERAVYLDDGTVKPFVSGYSNA; this is translated from the coding sequence ATGAGTACGCTTTCGTTGCATCAGACGCCGTTGCGCCCGTTCGTCGACGGGCTCGATGCACTGCTCGCGTTCGGCGCGAACGAGGCGCGCATCCTCGACGAGGGCGGCACGCTGCTCGCCGCGCTCGTCGCGCACGACGACTGGCTGCCCGACGCGTTCGCGCAGCCCGACCCCGAGCGCTACCGCCAGTACCTGCTGTATCTGGATCCCGACGAACGTTTCTCGATCGTCAGCTTCGTGTGGGGACCCGGCCAGACGACGCCGGTCCACGATCACACGGTGTGGGGCTTGATCGGGATGCTGCGCGGCGCCGAGCTGTCGCAGCCGTACCGGCTCGACGAAGCGGGCCGGCCCGTGCCGTCGGGCGACGCGGTGCGGCTGGCGCCCGGGCAGGTCGAGGCCGTGTCGCCGCGCATCGGCGACATCCATCGCGTGACCAACGCGTTCGCCGACCAGGTGTCGATCAGCATCCACGTGTACGGCGCGAACATCGGCAAGGTCGAGCGCGCGGTGTACCTCGACGACGGCACCGTGAAGCCGTTCGTATCCGGCTATTCGAATGCATGA
- a CDS encoding LysR family transcriptional regulator → MKISDIDAFAAVVRCQTLSQAAAELGMTQPAITRRVQNLEEALGVTLLDRNTKPPRPTDIGRQVFEQCRAILREVDALRELTAGGQPPAGEFRVGLTQGLGGLMLPGLIAQLTTQWPALATQVTTAWGGMLVERVARRELDAALVFLAREMTLPAQVEGDRLLATRLVVVGRRGDWPRRSYRLADCHARGWVLNPDGCGFRAGLRRALDAQGLPMPVTLDTYGRDLQLQSVANGVGLGLMPLPLVEDSPLRAALDIVPLADFKPQIDLWLLRRQDAARFAAPLAAIAGQARTAFDLSPQTRDKAA, encoded by the coding sequence ATGAAAATTAGCGATATCGACGCTTTTGCAGCAGTCGTCCGCTGCCAGACCCTGAGCCAGGCCGCGGCCGAGCTCGGGATGACGCAGCCCGCGATCACGCGGCGCGTACAGAATCTCGAGGAAGCGCTCGGCGTGACGCTGCTCGACCGCAACACCAAGCCGCCGCGTCCGACCGACATCGGCCGGCAGGTGTTCGAGCAATGCCGCGCAATCCTGCGCGAGGTCGACGCGCTGCGCGAACTGACGGCCGGCGGGCAGCCGCCCGCGGGCGAATTCCGCGTCGGGCTCACGCAGGGCCTCGGCGGGCTGATGCTGCCGGGCCTGATCGCGCAGTTGACCACGCAATGGCCGGCACTCGCGACGCAGGTCACGACCGCATGGGGCGGCATGCTGGTCGAGCGGGTCGCACGCCGCGAACTCGATGCGGCGCTCGTGTTCCTCGCGCGCGAAATGACGCTGCCGGCGCAGGTCGAAGGCGACCGGCTGCTCGCCACGCGGCTCGTCGTGGTCGGTCGCCGCGGCGACTGGCCGCGCCGCAGCTACCGGCTCGCCGACTGCCATGCGCGCGGCTGGGTGCTCAATCCGGACGGCTGCGGCTTTCGCGCCGGGCTGCGGCGCGCGCTCGACGCGCAGGGCCTGCCGATGCCGGTCACGCTCGACACGTACGGCCGCGACCTGCAGTTGCAGAGCGTCGCGAACGGCGTCGGCCTCGGGTTGATGCCGTTGCCGCTCGTCGAAGACAGCCCGCTGCGCGCGGCGCTCGACATCGTGCCGCTCGCCGATTTCAAACCGCAGATCGATCTGTGGCTGCTGCGCCGCCAGGACGCAGCCCGCTTCGCGGCGCCGCTCGCCGCGATCGCCGGGCAGGCGCGCACGGCGTTCGACCTGTCGCCGCAAACGCGCGATAAGGCCGCGTGA
- a CDS encoding acyl-CoA dehydrogenase family protein: MSASPAVVPTPLQPSSLRHLPADDARVALLDRLAPELAADAARNDADGRFPHENFARLQRAGLIAQVVPREHGGAGATLAQASRIVAAVARADPATALVLTMTYLQHRALARADNRWPERLRRRVFDSAVAQGALINALRVEPGLGSPSRGGLPDTVARRDGDGWRLSGHKLYSTGIPALRWLAVWARTDEPQPRVGVFLVPRDPDADDPHIRVIESWNHLGLRASGSHEVVFDDVRLPADHAVDVRAPEAWAVSAASHADTDAQADQQAWMVALLGSLYDAVARASRDWLVEFLTTRAPSGLGAPLATLPRVQEAVGEIEGWLHANRVLLDDHIARTDAGEPPAVTTSGLVKRSVTEHAIRAVEQALKLSGNHGLSRHNPLERHYRDVLCGRVHTPQDDAIAVAAGRAALDAARSRDTAA, encoded by the coding sequence ATGTCCGCGAGTCCCGCCGTTGTCCCGACGCCGTTGCAGCCGTCGTCGCTGCGCCATCTGCCCGCCGACGACGCGCGCGTCGCGCTGCTCGACCGGCTCGCGCCCGAGCTGGCCGCCGATGCCGCGCGCAACGACGCCGACGGTCGTTTCCCGCACGAGAACTTCGCGCGGCTGCAGCGCGCGGGGCTGATCGCGCAGGTCGTGCCGCGCGAACACGGCGGCGCGGGCGCGACGCTCGCGCAGGCGAGCCGGATCGTGGCGGCCGTCGCGCGCGCCGATCCGGCCACCGCGCTGGTCCTGACCATGACGTATCTGCAGCATCGCGCGCTCGCCCGCGCCGACAACCGCTGGCCCGAGCGGCTGCGGCGCCGGGTGTTCGACAGCGCGGTCGCGCAAGGGGCGCTGATCAACGCGCTGCGCGTCGAGCCCGGGCTCGGCTCGCCGTCGCGAGGCGGCTTGCCCGACACCGTCGCGCGCCGCGACGGCGACGGCTGGCGGCTGTCGGGTCACAAGCTGTACAGCACCGGGATTCCGGCGCTGCGCTGGCTTGCCGTCTGGGCGCGCACCGACGAGCCGCAGCCGCGCGTCGGCGTGTTTCTCGTGCCGCGCGATCCCGATGCCGACGATCCGCACATCCGCGTGATCGAAAGCTGGAACCACCTGGGGCTGCGCGCGTCCGGCAGCCACGAGGTCGTGTTCGACGACGTGCGGCTGCCGGCCGACCACGCGGTCGACGTGCGCGCACCCGAGGCATGGGCCGTGTCGGCCGCGAGCCACGCGGACACCGATGCGCAGGCCGACCAGCAGGCATGGATGGTGGCGCTGCTCGGCAGTCTCTACGACGCCGTCGCGCGCGCATCCCGCGACTGGCTCGTCGAATTCCTGACGACACGCGCGCCGAGCGGGCTCGGTGCACCGCTCGCGACGCTGCCGCGCGTGCAGGAGGCCGTCGGCGAGATCGAGGGCTGGCTGCACGCGAACCGCGTGCTGCTCGACGATCACATCGCGCGCACCGACGCGGGCGAGCCGCCGGCGGTCACGACGAGCGGCCTCGTCAAGCGCAGCGTGACCGAGCATGCGATCCGCGCGGTCGAGCAGGCGCTGAAGCTGTCGGGCAATCACGGGTTGAGCCGCCACAATCCGCTCGAACGCCACTATCGCGACGTGCTGTGCGGCCGCGTGCATACGCCGCAGGACGATGCGATCGCGGTCGCGGCGGGCCGGGCCGCGCTCGATGCGGCGCGTTCGCGCGACACGGCGGCGTAG
- a CDS encoding LLM class flavin-dependent oxidoreductase, with amino-acid sequence MSVEFIGMIQSQKQSEIHPPTGNAVDPDYVRDFARAHETAGFDRILVPHHSTGPSATLTIAFAAAATERIHFMLAHRPGFTAPTLAARQIATLDQFSRGRLAVHFISGGSDSEQQRDGDYLDHDARYARTDEYLGILRRIWTEARPFDHDGAHYRFTQGYSEVKPFQRPHVPIYFGGASEAALAVAGKHADVYALWGESLDQVRDLTARVRAEAAKHGRQVRFSVSFRPILAATEDEAWARAHRILDETRRLREAAGLGAGGPQQSEGARRLLAAAERGARVDKRLWTEIAQLTGARSNSTALVGTPEQVADALLDYYDLGVTTFLIRGFDPLEDAIDYGRELIPRVRSAVAARDAARRAA; translated from the coding sequence ATGAGCGTCGAATTCATCGGCATGATCCAGAGTCAGAAGCAGTCGGAAATCCATCCGCCGACCGGCAATGCGGTCGATCCCGACTACGTGCGCGATTTTGCCCGCGCGCATGAAACGGCCGGCTTCGACCGGATCCTCGTTCCGCATCATTCGACCGGCCCGTCGGCGACGCTGACGATCGCGTTCGCGGCCGCCGCGACCGAGCGCATCCACTTCATGCTCGCGCATCGTCCGGGCTTCACCGCGCCGACGCTTGCCGCACGGCAGATCGCAACGCTCGACCAGTTCAGCCGCGGGCGGCTCGCGGTCCACTTCATCTCGGGCGGCTCGGACAGCGAGCAGCAGCGCGACGGCGATTATCTCGATCACGACGCGCGCTATGCACGCACCGACGAATACCTCGGCATCCTGCGCCGCATCTGGACCGAAGCGCGGCCGTTCGATCACGACGGCGCGCATTACCGCTTCACGCAAGGCTATTCGGAAGTGAAGCCGTTCCAGCGGCCGCACGTGCCGATCTATTTCGGCGGTGCATCGGAGGCCGCGCTCGCGGTGGCCGGCAAGCACGCGGACGTCTACGCGCTGTGGGGAGAATCGCTCGACCAGGTGCGCGACCTGACCGCGCGCGTGCGCGCCGAAGCCGCGAAGCACGGCCGGCAGGTGCGTTTCTCGGTGTCGTTCCGCCCGATCCTCGCGGCGACCGAGGACGAAGCCTGGGCCCGCGCGCACCGGATCCTCGACGAAACGCGCCGGCTGCGCGAAGCGGCCGGCCTCGGCGCCGGCGGCCCGCAGCAGAGCGAAGGCGCGCGCCGGCTGCTGGCCGCGGCCGAGCGCGGCGCGCGCGTCGACAAGCGGCTGTGGACCGAGATCGCGCAGCTCACCGGCGCGCGCTCGAATTCGACCGCGCTGGTCGGCACGCCCGAGCAGGTCGCCGACGCGCTGCTCGACTACTACGACCTCGGCGTGACGACCTTCCTTATCCGCGGCTTCGATCCGCTGGAAGATGCGATCGACTACGGCCGCGAACTGATTCCGCGCGTGCGCAGCGCGGTCGCGGCACGCGACGCGGCCCGCCGCGCGGCCTGA
- a CDS encoding class II aldolase/adducin family protein, whose amino-acid sequence MSAVLSSPVRTASGLVLAESPRQHFWFDPPAPRSDVAAERRHRQERLAGAFRLFARYGFASGLAGHITARDPELPDHFWVNPLGVHFSQIKVSDLLLVNARGETAIGSRPLNKAAFAIHAAIHDAHPHLVAAAHTHSTYGKAWSTLGRTLDPLTQDACVFYEDHALFDDFTGMVVDTDEGARIAHALAKPDGGTHKGVILKNHGILTAGPSVEAAAWWYIALDNAAHTQLLAEAAGTPQPIDHATARHTHGQIGGPEGALYAFDSLFARVVADEPDLLD is encoded by the coding sequence ATGTCCGCCGTTCTTTCCTCGCCCGTGCGCACCGCGTCGGGCCTCGTGCTCGCCGAATCGCCGCGCCAGCATTTCTGGTTCGACCCGCCCGCGCCGCGCAGCGACGTCGCCGCCGAGCGTCGTCACCGGCAGGAGCGGCTCGCGGGCGCGTTCCGGCTGTTCGCGCGCTACGGTTTCGCGTCGGGGCTCGCCGGCCACATCACCGCGCGCGATCCGGAGCTGCCCGACCATTTCTGGGTGAATCCGCTCGGCGTGCATTTCTCGCAGATCAAGGTCTCCGACCTGCTGCTGGTCAACGCACGCGGCGAAACCGCGATCGGCAGCCGGCCGCTGAACAAGGCCGCATTCGCGATCCATGCGGCGATCCACGACGCGCATCCGCACCTGGTCGCCGCCGCGCATACGCATTCGACCTACGGCAAGGCGTGGTCGACGCTCGGCCGCACGCTCGATCCGCTGACGCAGGACGCGTGCGTGTTCTACGAGGATCACGCGCTGTTCGACGACTTCACGGGGATGGTCGTCGACACCGACGAAGGGGCGCGCATCGCGCACGCGCTTGCGAAGCCCGACGGCGGCACGCACAAGGGCGTGATCCTGAAGAACCACGGCATCCTGACGGCCGGGCCGAGCGTCGAGGCCGCCGCGTGGTGGTACATCGCGCTCGACAACGCCGCGCATACGCAGCTGCTCGCCGAGGCGGCCGGCACGCCGCAACCGATCGACCACGCGACCGCGCGTCACACGCACGGCCAGATCGGCGGCCCCGAAGGCGCGCTGTACGCGTTCGACAGCCTGTTCGCGCGTGTCGTCGCCGACGAACCCGACCTGCTCGATTGA
- a CDS encoding ABC transporter substrate-binding protein — protein MTHPPATAPNAAPDDRRRRLLRAAGAAALAAPAITLGRKAWSAPPLKKLTFAWNQNAFCLTPIVVAQERGFFEKNGLKVDLINYSGSTDQLLESIATGKADAAVGMIHRWLKPLEAGFDVKIIGSSHGGCVRLVGAKAAGVTTLQALKGKTVGVSDLAAPGKHFFSILLAKNGIDPERDITWRQYPADLLGVAVDKGEIQAIADGDPNLYLLEKRTQGAYTELATNLSGEYARKVCCVIGARGDLVRNDRPAAAALARSIVQATEFTHDNPNEAATVFAKYSPKISPDDLRKLYATLTYTHHPTNVDLQQEIAFYADDFRRINVLKKSTDPQRFAQQVYANVLG, from the coding sequence ATGACCCACCCGCCCGCCACCGCGCCGAACGCTGCGCCCGACGACCGGCGCCGCCGACTGTTGCGCGCCGCCGGCGCGGCCGCCCTCGCCGCGCCCGCGATCACGCTCGGTCGCAAGGCGTGGTCCGCGCCGCCGCTGAAGAAGCTGACCTTCGCGTGGAACCAGAACGCGTTCTGCCTGACGCCGATCGTCGTCGCGCAGGAGCGCGGCTTCTTCGAGAAGAACGGCCTGAAGGTCGACCTGATCAACTACAGCGGCTCGACCGACCAGCTGCTCGAATCGATCGCGACCGGCAAGGCCGACGCGGCGGTCGGGATGATCCACCGCTGGCTGAAGCCGCTCGAAGCGGGTTTCGACGTGAAGATCATCGGCAGCTCGCACGGCGGCTGCGTGCGGCTGGTCGGCGCGAAGGCGGCCGGCGTCACGACGCTGCAGGCGCTGAAGGGCAAGACGGTCGGCGTCAGCGATCTCGCCGCGCCCGGCAAGCATTTCTTCTCGATCCTGCTCGCGAAGAACGGCATCGATCCCGAACGCGACATCACGTGGCGGCAGTATCCGGCCGACCTGCTCGGCGTCGCGGTCGACAAGGGCGAGATCCAGGCGATCGCCGACGGCGACCCGAATCTCTACCTGCTCGAAAAGCGCACCCAAGGCGCGTATACGGAACTCGCGACCAACCTGTCGGGCGAATACGCGCGCAAGGTGTGCTGCGTGATCGGCGCGCGCGGCGACCTCGTGCGCAACGACCGGCCGGCCGCCGCGGCGCTCGCGCGCTCGATCGTGCAGGCGACCGAGTTCACGCACGACAACCCGAACGAGGCCGCGACGGTGTTCGCGAAGTATTCGCCGAAGATCAGCCCGGACGACCTGCGCAAGCTGTACGCGACGCTGACCTATACGCATCATCCGACCAACGTCGACCTGCAGCAGGAAATCGCGTTCTACGCGGACGATTTCCGCCGCATCAACGTGCTGAAGAAAAGCACGGACCCGCAGCGCTTCGCGCAGCAGGTCTATGCGAACGTGCTGGGGTAA
- a CDS encoding ABC transporter permease, protein MSTLEPTAAPRATSAPAHAPAASRAACTACEATLAAEARRARTWPTGIVAALAWGALGAVTRLWPNRIVGFTDWAYTDTFGTAAWTIAALLLVAATLGHRLAASRVRLARLRPAGPWLVALPLALAAWEILTAKTGWLPTPFFAPPQALIEVYVDDWPRLAGSAGNTLKLLALGFAYGVSVGFAVGVSIGWSRRIGYWVHPVLRVLGPVPATALLPLTFYFFPSSYSAAAFLIALATGFPVAVLTWSGVASVNRQYYDVARTLGANARFLVLRVAIPAALPHVFVGIFMGLSASFTVLVVAEMMGVKSGLGWYLSWAQGWASYVNMYAALLVMALLFSGLIALLFAVRDRVLAWQKGTVKW, encoded by the coding sequence ATGTCGACGCTCGAACCGACCGCCGCGCCGCGCGCCACGTCCGCGCCGGCCCACGCCCCCGCTGCTTCCCGCGCGGCCTGCACCGCATGCGAGGCCACGCTCGCGGCCGAAGCGCGCCGCGCGCGGACCTGGCCGACCGGCATCGTCGCCGCGCTCGCGTGGGGCGCACTCGGCGCGGTGACGCGGCTGTGGCCGAACCGCATCGTCGGCTTCACCGACTGGGCCTACACCGACACGTTCGGCACCGCCGCGTGGACGATCGCCGCGCTGCTGCTGGTCGCCGCGACGCTCGGCCACCGGCTGGCCGCGTCGCGCGTGCGGCTCGCCCGCCTGCGACCGGCCGGCCCGTGGCTGGTCGCGCTGCCGCTCGCGCTCGCCGCATGGGAAATCCTCACCGCGAAAACCGGCTGGCTGCCGACGCCGTTCTTCGCGCCGCCGCAAGCGCTGATCGAAGTCTATGTCGACGACTGGCCGCGCCTCGCCGGCAGCGCCGGCAACACGCTGAAGCTGCTCGCGCTCGGCTTCGCGTACGGCGTGTCAGTCGGGTTCGCGGTCGGCGTATCGATCGGCTGGTCGCGCCGGATCGGCTACTGGGTCCATCCCGTGCTGCGCGTGCTCGGCCCGGTGCCGGCCACCGCGCTGCTGCCGCTTACCTTCTATTTCTTCCCGTCGAGCTATTCGGCCGCCGCGTTCCTGATCGCGCTGGCGACCGGTTTTCCGGTCGCGGTGCTGACCTGGTCCGGCGTCGCGAGCGTGAACCGGCAGTACTACGACGTCGCGCGCACGCTCGGCGCGAACGCGCGCTTCCTCGTACTGCGCGTCGCGATTCCGGCCGCGCTGCCGCACGTGTTCGTCGGCATCTTCATGGGGCTGAGCGCGTCGTTCACGGTGCTCGTCGTCGCCGAGATGATGGGCGTCAAGTCCGGGCTCGGCTGGTATCTGAGCTGGGCGCAGGGCTGGGCGTCGTACGTGAACATGTATGCGGCGCTGCTCGTGATGGCGCTGCTGTTTTCCGGGCTGATCGCGCTGCTGTTCGCGGTGCGCGATCGTGTGCTCGCGTGGCAGAAAGGAACCGTCAAATGGTAG
- a CDS encoding ABC transporter ATP-binding protein: MVDVAALEPVVSASPAGTPPRGARIDIRRVSHAFDAPGGPLPVLDDVTLSVAAGEFVALLGPSGCGKSTLLRLVAGLDAARQGTIAQDGTPIERPDPSRIVVFQDPTLYPWRRVRANVALGLEARGVARVAQHRVDDALARVGLQDFSNVFPHQLSGGMAQRVALARALVNDPRLLILDEPLGKLDSLTRLTMQAELTALWQRDGFSALLVTHDVEEALFLAQRVIVLGPRPARIVAELRVDLPYPRHRGDPRLAELRHEALRHLGLDASW, translated from the coding sequence ATGGTAGACGTCGCCGCTCTCGAACCTGTCGTTTCGGCATCGCCGGCCGGCACGCCGCCGCGCGGCGCCCGCATCGACATCCGCCGCGTGAGCCACGCGTTCGACGCGCCCGGCGGCCCGCTGCCCGTGCTCGACGACGTGACGCTGTCGGTCGCGGCCGGCGAATTCGTCGCGCTGCTCGGCCCGAGCGGCTGCGGGAAATCGACGCTGCTGCGCCTCGTCGCGGGCCTCGATGCCGCGCGGCAAGGCACGATCGCGCAGGACGGCACGCCGATCGAGCGGCCCGACCCGTCGCGCATCGTCGTGTTCCAGGACCCGACGCTCTACCCGTGGCGCCGCGTGCGCGCGAACGTCGCGCTCGGCCTCGAGGCGCGCGGCGTGGCGCGCGTTGCGCAGCATCGCGTCGACGATGCGCTCGCGCGGGTCGGGCTGCAGGACTTCTCGAACGTGTTTCCGCATCAGCTGTCCGGCGGCATGGCGCAGCGCGTCGCACTCGCCCGCGCGCTCGTCAACGACCCGCGCCTGCTGATCCTCGACGAGCCGCTCGGCAAGCTCGATTCGCTGACGCGGCTCACGATGCAGGCCGAACTGACCGCGCTGTGGCAGCGCGACGGCTTCTCGGCGCTGCTGGTCACGCACGACGTCGAGGAAGCGCTGTTCCTCGCGCAACGCGTGATCGTGCTCGGGCCGCGTCCCGCGCGCATCGTCGCCGAGCTGCGCGTCGACCTGCCGTATCCGCGTCATCGCGGCGATCCGCGTCTCGCCGAGCTGCGCCACGAAGCGCTGCGGCATCTCGGACTCGATGCGAGCTGGTAG
- a CDS encoding c-type cytochrome, whose amino-acid sequence MNGPPLSDWTLAFLQLLYRAQAALARTLHALGLSGDADGQAAWPWAHRIALETLRIDAALTRQLAFACAATALAVGFALVAIASRKRRFACAIVALAAAWLAPWPPSSLWLAPAVPTSFQRNPVPFSVASVMHGARLYASRCAACHGADGRGEGPLAATLAHWPPTFAGTLLARRLDGELFWRVRHGTRDAGGAPSMPGFAATLDAQDTWAVLDYLKALAAGSGARAEGAWPVPVALPALDVRCGYAAPQPLARWRDGQRVRIVALATGAAPPPEDPRWQTLLVTTQGAPIPAAADARANCVAATPDAWQAFATIAGVAPDALGGTQFLADRRGWLRARALPGSAGWSDADLLCRADAGARPPSRTGPGDRDPLTALLQRVDAEPVRDVQAGLPH is encoded by the coding sequence ATGAACGGGCCGCCGCTCTCCGACTGGACGCTCGCGTTTCTGCAACTGCTGTATCGCGCGCAGGCCGCACTCGCGCGCACGCTGCATGCGCTCGGCCTGAGCGGCGACGCCGACGGCCAGGCCGCATGGCCGTGGGCGCACCGGATCGCGCTCGAAACGCTGCGCATCGACGCGGCGCTGACGCGGCAACTCGCGTTCGCGTGTGCGGCGACTGCGCTCGCCGTCGGGTTCGCACTCGTCGCAATCGCGTCGCGCAAGCGGCGATTCGCTTGCGCGATCGTCGCGCTGGCCGCCGCGTGGCTTGCGCCGTGGCCGCCTTCGTCGCTGTGGCTCGCGCCTGCGGTGCCGACCAGTTTCCAACGCAACCCCGTGCCGTTCTCGGTCGCGAGCGTGATGCACGGCGCGCGGCTGTATGCGAGCCGCTGCGCCGCATGCCACGGCGCGGATGGCCGCGGCGAAGGGCCGCTCGCGGCCACGCTCGCGCACTGGCCGCCGACCTTCGCCGGCACGCTGCTGGCCCGTCGCCTCGACGGCGAGCTGTTCTGGCGCGTGCGGCACGGCACGCGCGACGCAGGCGGCGCGCCGTCGATGCCGGGCTTTGCCGCGACGCTCGATGCGCAGGACACGTGGGCCGTGCTCGATTACCTGAAAGCGCTGGCGGCCGGCAGCGGCGCGCGGGCGGAAGGCGCGTGGCCGGTGCCGGTTGCGCTGCCCGCGCTCGACGTGCGCTGCGGCTACGCCGCGCCGCAGCCGCTCGCGCGCTGGCGCGACGGCCAGCGCGTGCGCATCGTTGCGCTCGCAACGGGTGCGGCGCCGCCGCCCGAGGATCCGCGCTGGCAGACGCTGCTCGTCACGACGCAGGGTGCGCCGATACCAGCCGCCGCCGACGCGCGCGCGAACTGCGTCGCCGCGACGCCCGACGCGTGGCAGGCGTTCGCGACGATCGCGGGCGTCGCGCCCGATGCGCTCGGCGGCACGCAGTTCCTCGCCGATCGCCGCGGCTGGCTGCGGGCGCGCGCGCTGCCGGGCAGCGCCGGATGGTCGGACGCCGACCTGCTGTGCCGCGCCGACGCCGGCGCGCGGCCGCCGTCGCGCACCGGCCCCGGCGATCGCGACCCGCTGACCGCGCTGCTGCAGCGCGTCGACGCCGAACCTGTGCGCGACGTGCAGGCGGGCTTGCCGCACTGA
- a CDS encoding ABC transporter substrate-binding protein: MNPTRRHFLAQASALATLAAAPAALHAQSGARPLLRAGDQKGGLRALLEAAGELNGLAYDIAWTEFPAAAPLAEALNAAAVDCGPIGDAPVIFALASGARIKVIGANRSDPYGTAVLVRPDATLRRAADLQGKRIGTTRGSIGHFVTLKALDAAGLPPDAVSFRFLPPADTMLALATGSIDAWATWEPYTALAETSGRARVLVDGRGLWSGLSYVAATDAAIASKRDVLRDFLQRVVRAQTWSYRHVDTYSATLARIIGIPPAAAKLQFERRHTRWQPIDATIVAEQQRTADFYLKAGLLRQPLDVRATFDHGFPLSA, encoded by the coding sequence ATGAATCCGACCCGACGCCATTTCCTTGCGCAGGCCAGCGCACTTGCCACCCTCGCTGCCGCGCCGGCCGCACTGCACGCGCAATCCGGCGCACGGCCGCTGCTGCGCGCCGGCGACCAGAAAGGCGGGCTGCGCGCGCTGCTGGAGGCCGCCGGCGAACTGAACGGCCTCGCGTACGACATCGCGTGGACCGAGTTTCCGGCTGCCGCGCCGCTCGCCGAGGCGCTGAACGCGGCTGCCGTCGATTGCGGGCCGATCGGCGACGCGCCGGTGATCTTTGCGCTCGCGTCGGGCGCACGCATCAAGGTGATCGGCGCGAACCGCTCCGATCCGTACGGCACCGCCGTGCTCGTGCGGCCCGACGCGACGCTCAGGCGCGCGGCCGACCTGCAGGGCAAGCGCATCGGCACGACGCGCGGCTCGATCGGCCATTTCGTCACGCTGAAGGCGCTCGACGCGGCCGGCCTGCCGCCCGATGCGGTGTCGTTCCGGTTCCTGCCGCCGGCCGACACGATGCTCGCGCTCGCGACCGGCTCGATCGACGCGTGGGCGACCTGGGAACCCTATACGGCGCTCGCCGAGACGAGCGGCCGCGCGCGCGTGCTGGTCGACGGCCGCGGCCTGTGGTCGGGTCTCAGCTACGTCGCGGCGACCGATGCCGCGATCGCGTCGAAGCGCGACGTGCTGCGCGATTTCCTGCAACGCGTAGTCCGTGCGCAAACGTGGTCGTACCGCCACGTCGACACCTATTCCGCGACGCTCGCGCGCATCATCGGCATCCCGCCGGCCGCCGCGAAGCTGCAGTTCGAACGACGCCACACGCGCTGGCAGCCGATCGACGCGACGATCGTCGCCGAACAGCAGCGCACCGCCGATTTCTACCTGAAGGCGGGCCTGCTGCGCCAGCCGCTCGACGTACGCGCGACGTTCGACCACGGCTTTCCGTTGTCCGCGTGA
- a CDS encoding MOSC domain-containing protein: MPAIAELFVYPIKSCGGLALPRAQLLDTGLAYDRHWMVTDANGQMITQRTHARLALVQPAFDGDTLVLNAPGMPELRTPLDGNASSATPTMAATVWRDTVEAIDTGVDTAAWFSEYLGMPAKLARFAPGSRRACSAKWTGDIDASTKFADGYPLLVIGQASLDDLNARLVAKGAPAIPMNRFRPNIVVAGLDAYEEDYVEHLDADAGGAAAVRLRLVKLCTRCPVPTIDQRIGAPDPAWPHEPTDTMQTYRAHPNYDNALTFGNNAIVVHGAGAWLEVGQPLDAEIGFGD, from the coding sequence ATGCCAGCCATCGCCGAACTCTTCGTCTATCCGATCAAATCCTGCGGCGGCCTCGCGCTGCCGCGCGCGCAGTTGCTCGACACCGGGCTCGCGTACGACCGTCACTGGATGGTGACCGACGCGAACGGCCAGATGATCACGCAGCGCACGCACGCGCGCCTCGCGCTCGTGCAGCCCGCGTTCGACGGCGACACGCTGGTGCTGAACGCGCCGGGCATGCCGGAACTGCGCACGCCGCTCGACGGCAACGCGTCGTCCGCCACGCCGACGATGGCCGCCACCGTGTGGCGCGACACCGTCGAGGCGATCGACACCGGCGTCGACACGGCGGCCTGGTTCAGCGAATACCTCGGCATGCCCGCGAAGCTCGCGCGCTTCGCGCCCGGCTCGCGCCGCGCATGCAGCGCGAAATGGACCGGCGACATCGACGCGTCGACGAAATTCGCGGACGGCTATCCGCTGCTCGTGATCGGCCAGGCGTCGCTCGACGACCTGAACGCGCGGCTCGTCGCGAAAGGCGCGCCGGCGATCCCGATGAACCGTTTCCGGCCGAACATCGTCGTGGCCGGGCTCGACGCGTACGAAGAGGACTACGTCGAGCATCTCGACGCGGACGCCGGCGGTGCGGCGGCCGTGCGGCTGCGCCTCGTGAAGCTGTGCACGCGCTGCCCGGTGCCGACGATCGACCAGCGCATCGGCGCCCCCGACCCCGCCTGGCCGCACGAGCCGACCGACACGATGCAGACCTATCGCGCGCACCCGAACTACGACAACGCGCTGACGTTCGGCAACAACGCGATCGTCGTGCACGGCGCGGGTGCGTGGCTCGAAGTCGGCCAGCCGCTCGACGCGGAGATCGGCTTCGGCGACTGA